In Flavobacteriales bacterium TMED191, the following proteins share a genomic window:
- the truB gene encoding tRNA pseudouridine(55) synthase TruB, with protein sequence MSLINKQISKTIFVNKPINWTSFDVVKNIRSLMKKKYDLQKIKVGHTGTLDPLATGLLIICTGDRTKTINSFINLDKTYIGTLKLGAITDSFDSETKEKEIKEYNFITNSQILKSFSNFIGELSQVPPIFSAIKHKGEPLYKKARRGELNIDIKKRKITIYSLDLIAVDLPFVKFKIKCSKGTYIRSLANDIGKDLSCGAYLHALSRVSVGEYKLEDALSIENIKNFL encoded by the coding sequence ATGAGTTTGATTAATAAGCAAATATCAAAGACTATATTCGTTAATAAGCCAATTAATTGGACATCGTTTGATGTAGTTAAAAACATCAGGAGTTTAATGAAAAAGAAATATGATTTACAAAAAATTAAAGTAGGTCATACTGGAACCTTAGATCCTCTAGCTACTGGTTTATTAATCATCTGCACAGGAGATAGAACAAAAACTATTAATAGTTTTATAAATCTTGACAAAACATATATAGGCACTTTAAAATTAGGAGCTATTACTGACAGCTTTGATAGTGAAACAAAAGAAAAAGAAATAAAAGAATATAATTTTATTACTAACAGTCAAATTTTAAAATCATTTTCAAATTTTATTGGAGAACTTTCTCAAGTTCCTCCTATTTTTTCAGCAATTAAGCATAAGGGGGAACCATTATATAAAAAAGCACGTAGAGGAGAGTTAAATATTGATATAAAAAAAAGAAAAATAACTATTTATAGCTTGGACTTAATAGCTGTCGACTTGCCATTTGTTAAGTTTAAAATAAAATGTAGTAAGGGCACTTATATTAGATCATTGGCTAATGATATTGGTAAGGATTTGAGTTGTGGAGCCTATTTACATGCTTTATCTAGGGTATCTGTAGGGGAATATAAATTAGAAGATGCTTTAAGTATTGAAAATATTAAGAATTTTTTATGA
- a CDS encoding undecaprenyl-diphosphate phosphatase gives MIDELKYFILGLIQGLTEFFPISSSGHLEIFSHISNLAQEEPLLLFITVHFATALSTSIVYFERIKQIIVGLINQNIDDTSFILKLLLSSIPTIIIYLLFNSQIDLLFTNAINLVCLMLIITGVILIYTNFINPSNGDITFSNAFLIGCAQAIAIIPGISRSGFTITAALCCKVKREKAAEFSFLMALVPILGGTLIKLVEFITTDSSNDVEIQGLLIAFISAFFSGLFACKYMISIVQKKNLKYFGYYCICIGCGFLLFV, from the coding sequence ATGATTGATGAATTAAAATACTTTATATTGGGATTGATTCAAGGTTTAACTGAGTTTTTCCCTATAAGTAGTAGTGGCCACTTAGAGATCTTTTCACACATTTCTAATCTTGCTCAAGAAGAACCACTTTTATTATTTATTACTGTTCATTTTGCTACGGCATTAAGTACATCTATTGTATACTTTGAGCGTATTAAGCAGATTATAGTGGGTTTAATAAATCAAAATATAGATGATACCAGCTTTATATTGAAGCTTCTTTTATCATCCATTCCGACAATTATTATTTATTTGTTGTTTAATAGTCAAATTGACTTACTTTTTACTAATGCAATTAATTTAGTATGTCTAATGCTAATTATTACTGGTGTAATTTTAATTTATACTAATTTTATAAATCCATCAAATGGAGATATAACTTTTTCTAATGCTTTTTTGATTGGTTGTGCACAAGCTATTGCAATCATTCCTGGAATCTCTCGTTCTGGATTTACAATTACTGCGGCCTTATGTTGCAAGGTGAAGAGAGAAAAAGCAGCTGAATTTTCATTTCTAATGGCTCTTGTACCGATACTGGGAGGTACACTAATTAAATTAGTTGAATTTATCACAACTGATTCAAGTAATGATGTTGAGATTCAAGGTTTATTAATTGCTTTTATAAGTGCTTTTTTTTCAGGTCTATTTGCTTGTAAATATATGATATCAATTGTTCAAAAAAAGAATCTAAAATATTTTGGATACTATTGCATCTGTATTGGGTGTGGTTTTTTGTTATTTGTATGA
- a CDS encoding FtsX-like permease family protein has product MSLKTENFFKIRVINSRISIFLATTFSVLIMGVLGLVAINYNTLETNLKENVSFNLIIEESIEEIQIQQLIKSLILMPNVKSVDFISREESANLLANNLGQDFLKVLGGNPLSNIIEVRFFSDFLIRTTSQSQINEFMYYSEVKEVIYDENLIALLEKNFTRLGVLLLFMAILFFIIAFALINSNIRLTIYSKRFNIKTMQLVGATKKFIQKPFLISNLKSTILACLVGNLILMVFLSLAIDKFPELKNMFSIYQLIYLTFAICGINLLISFFSTWIFVRKYLNLNTEDLYK; this is encoded by the coding sequence ATGAGTTTGAAAACAGAGAACTTTTTTAAAATTAGGGTTATAAATTCTCGAATATCAATTTTTTTAGCCACTACATTTTCTGTTTTGATTATGGGAGTATTAGGTTTAGTTGCTATAAATTACAATACGCTTGAGACTAATTTGAAAGAAAATGTGAGTTTTAATTTAATTATTGAGGAGTCAATTGAGGAGATACAAATTCAGCAATTAATTAAGTCCTTAATTTTAATGCCTAATGTAAAATCAGTTGATTTTATTTCAAGAGAAGAGTCAGCTAATCTTTTAGCTAATAATTTAGGTCAAGATTTTTTAAAGGTTTTAGGTGGTAATCCACTATCTAATATTATTGAGGTGAGATTTTTTTCTGACTTTTTAATCCGGACTACTTCTCAGAGTCAAATAAATGAATTCATGTATTATTCAGAAGTTAAAGAGGTAATATATGATGAAAATCTCATTGCTTTATTGGAGAAAAATTTCACTAGATTAGGAGTTCTATTATTATTCATGGCTATATTATTTTTTATAATTGCTTTTGCTTTAATTAATAGTAATATTAGATTAACAATATATTCAAAAAGATTTAATATTAAGACCATGCAACTAGTAGGGGCTACTAAAAAGTTTATACAGAAACCATTTTTAATATCAAATTTAAAATCTACTATTTTAGCATGTTTGGTAGGAAATCTAATTTTAATGGTTTTTTTATCACTTGCCATTGATAAATTCCCAGAACTAAAAAACATGTTTTCTATTTATCAATTAATTTATTTAACTTTTGCTATTTGTGGAATTAATTTGTTGATTTCGTTTTTTAGTACATGGATTTTTGTAAGAAAGTACTTAAATTTAAATACAGAAGATTTATATAAATAG
- a CDS encoding DUF3098 domain-containing protein, with translation MSNKNTFLFNKSNYLLLIISIVIIIIGFLLMKGGGGTTDFEFNEEIFSTKRIIIAPIIVIVGYIGLGFAIFYND, from the coding sequence ATGTCAAATAAAAACACTTTTCTTTTTAATAAATCTAATTATTTATTGTTAATAATTAGTATAGTGATAATTATCATCGGCTTTCTATTAATGAAAGGTGGCGGCGGGACTACCGATTTTGAATTTAATGAAGAGATATTCTCTACTAAAAGAATTATAATAGCTCCCATAATAGTTATTGTTGGATATATTGGCTTGGGCTTTGCAATATTTTATAATGATTGA